GCGTAGATCTGGCTGCCAAGGGCCGGAATCCAGAACGACTGCATGACGGTGTCGGTGGTGAGGTGCAGGGCGACGGGACGACCCACCGGCAGGGCCATTTCGCCAACGGTGGCAATGCCTTCGTCGGGGTAGATGAACAGCCATTTCCAGTTCAGGCCCACCACGTCGATGCGCAGGGGTTTTTGCGTCCCCGCGATCGGGCGGTAGGGATCGAGCTGATGGGTGCTGGTCCAGAGATAGATGCCGAGAATCACCACGATGATCGCCGGGATGCCCCAGATCAGGATTTCCAGTACCCAGGAAAATTCCCATTTGGGGCGGTATTCGGCCTTTTTCGCGCCGTAGCGATAGCGCCAGGCGAGATAGGGCGTGAGGATGATGGCGGGGAGTACCACGATCAGGGTGATCAGGGTCACCCAGATGAAGTGATCCTTCTGCGCGGCGGCCACCGGGCCGGCCGGGTCGAGAAAACTCGTCATCGGATAGGCCCAGGCCTCGGCGGACAGGGCGGAGATGGCCAGCAATGCGAGTATCGAGATCACCCCAAGGCCGATGCGATGCAGGATGGGCGCTGCGGGACGCCGTGGCGGGTGCGTATCGGGTTTCATGGGGCTTCCCCGGTGGCGTTCGTGATGGCTGTTTCGACGCGGCTTCAGCGGCATGACGATCCCTCCCTACCCGAAATGCGCGCGGGGTACGTAGTTGATGGCCAACATGAGGCTGACGAGACTGATCGCCAGCACCGAGAAGGTGAACTGGCGCCGCGCCCAGGTGCGCAACCCGGTTTCGTCTTCGGGATCGAACCCCTGCGCGGCGAGCAGCAGCCAGTACGCGCCGATGGCCCCGATGACCAGGAGATAGCCTGCCCCGGTGTACCCCGTGAAGGTCATCGACGCGGCGACGGCGGTGAAGGCAGCCACGTAGGCAAAGATCTGCCGACGGGCGGCCGACGCCCCCAGGCGCAGGGGGGCGAGGGGAATGCCGGCAGTCCGGAAATCCGTCGAACGGTGCATGGCGATGGCGTACGAGTGGGGTACCTGCCAGAGACAGAACATCAGAAACAGCAGCACCGCCCCTGCGTCGATCTGACCATGCACGGCGGTATAGCCGGCGAGGGCCGGCGTCGCGCCCGCCAGACTGCCGACCAGCGTGCCATGAACGGACTGCCGCTTGGTGCGCAGACTGTAGGGGCCGACGTACACGATCAGGCCCGCCAGCACGACGAGGAAGGTGAGGGTGTTGGTCTGGGCGAGGAGCAGGCCGAGCCCCGTCGTACCGAGGACCAGGGCGTACAGGAACGCCGACCCCGGGGCGATCTCGCCCCGCGCCATGGCTCGCTGGCGCGTCCGAACCATGAGTCGGTCGATGTCGCGGTCGATGACGTTGTTGAGTACGCATCCCGAGGCGACGACCAGCCCGATACCGAGCAGGGTCAGCATGAGGTAGGCCGGATCGATTTCGCCCCGGGCAGCCAGAAGGAATCCGCCGAGGGCGGCGATCCCGTTGCCCAGGATGATGCCGGGTTTGGTCAGGCCCAGATAGCGCCGCAGACGCTGTAACGATGGCCGGTGAACAATGGGTCGAAGGGGGTGCGCGTGATCCATAGCATGCCGCCTGTCGGTTTTTGGGTGTACTGCTTCGAATGATCGCGTCGGCCAATCGCTGTGGCGGCCGATGAGTCCCTGCATCGGGACCAAAACGAGCCCGGGCCGGCGTTATCAGGCCAGTTATCAGGCCGATATGTTGGCCAAGATGCAAAATTCAGGAACAGTTAACCAATTAGTCGGGCGAACGATGCTTGTCAAATCCATTCTCGGGCCAGGGGAAAATCGGTCGAAGGTTTTTTCCGGCGCTGTTGCTGGCCTTGCGCCGGGCGATTCATGGCCCCGAGTCTGTTCGGGGCGGCGGGTCACTCCTCGTCCAGCAATTGACCGGCAATGGCCCAGTCCTCGTCGGGTTGGGCGTCGAAATTGATGTAGACGTACTCCTTCGGTTTGTTGGCGACGCGTTCCAGGGTGTTCGTGACTTCCTGGGCGATCTGCCTTTTCTGTTCGCGGGTCAGGTTGCCGGCAAGCTTGATGGTGACGACGGGCATAATGGGACTCCTCGCTGATGGGGTGATGGCGGGTCGGGCAGTTTTCCACCGGGGTTCGGGGTAACGCCGACAGGACCGAGCAGCGGGCATTATCCCTCCGTCTTCGCTCTTCAGGTATCTGAGCAATCGACCGCGCAATCGACTGCGCAATCGGTCGCGTCGCGATATGCTGGTGGCGGGCTGGCGGAAGGGGGTTGGCGGCCGTTGGTACCCTGCGAAGGAACGCCTTGATCTGAAGGAGAGCAGACGATGACGATAACGCTCACGCTGGTGGGGTTGATTCTGGGCATGGCCTGGGCCGGAGTCTGGGGTGCCACGACCGGCGCACTGATCGGCTTTTTGCTGGGGCAGGTGAGTCGCCTGAATCGGCAGGTGCGGGCGCTGATCGCGGATCAGACCCTGCTGCGCAAGGATCTGCGCCAGTTGTTGCAGCAGACGCCGCCGGCCGCCGCCGTATCCCGGTCCACAGCACCCGAGGCGCCGGGTATGGTCCCCGCATCTTCTTCGGCTCGTTCACCCGAACCAGGGCCGGAATCTACCCCAGAGCCGGTGCCTGAACCGATGCCGGTGGTCGGTTCGCTGCCTGAGGGATCCTCCCTGTCTGCGATGACGCCCGAACCGACGCTAGCCACGGCCCGTGCTGCCGTACCCTCCGTCGAGAGCGCGTCCGGTATTTCCCCAACCGTGTCTGCTCAGAAGATTCCGTTTCCGCAGGAGGCTGCCGGTTCCGGATCGGAATCTGGTCCGGTCTGGGGCGCGCCCTCATCCGTCGACCGGGATACGGCGCCCGATGGCCTGTCCCAGGCTCTGTCTGCAGTATATCGCTTTCTGACCGAAGGCAATGTGGTCGCCAAGATCGGCGTGATTGTGCTGTTTTTCGGTCTGGCCTTTTTGCTGAAGTATGCCGCCGATCAGAACCTGTTCCCGATCGGTCTTCGTCTGACGCTGGTGGGGATCGGCGGGCTGGTGCTCCTCGGCATTGGCTGGCGACTGCGCGAAGGGCCTAGCGGTTATGCGCTGGTGCTTCAGGGGGGTGGGATCGGCATTCTGTATCTGGTGTTGTTCGCCGCCTTCCGGCTCTATGGGCTGCTGCCCGCCACGGTCGCTCTGCCATTGATGATGGGTGTGGTGATTCTGGCCGCCGCGCTGGCGGTGGTGCAGGATGCGCGCAGCCTGGCGGTGCTGGGCGTCGTGGGCGGTTTTCTCGCACCGATCCTCACGGGTAGCAACAGCGGTCGCCATGTGGAACTGTTCACATTCTACCTGCTGCTGGACGTGGGCATCGTGCTGGTGGCCTGGTTCAAGGCCTGGCGGGAACTGAATCTGCTCGGGTTCGTGTTCACCTTCGTGATCGGCACGGTGTGGGGGGTGCTGAAATATCGCCCCGAGCTGTTCGCCTCGACGGAACCCTTCCTGATCGGCTTTTTCGTGATTTTCCTGGTCACGGCGATCCTGTTCGCACGGCGCCAGTGGGCGGCGCACGAGGATTACGTGCAGACGAGCCTCGTCTTCGGCCCGCCGCTCGTGGGCTTCGGCCTGCAGGTGGCCCTGGTGCAGCATTTCGCATACGGGGTGGCGTGGAGCGCCTTTGTGCTGGGGGCGGGGTATCTGCTGCTCGTCACCGGCCTGCGTCGCCGTTTTGGGGATGATTACCGGCTGCTGACCGATGCGTTTCTGGCCTTGGGTATTGGCTTCGTCTCGCTGGCCGTGCCGTTTGCGTTCGATGGGCAGTGGACGAGCACGACCTGGGCGCTGGAAGGCGCGGCGATGCTGTGGATCGGCCTGCGTCAGGGCAAGACCCTGCCGGTGGTGTTCGGTTTGCTGTTGCAGTTCGGGGCCGGGGTGGCCTTCGGCGACGATCCCCCCGGCCGGAACCCGGCACTGCCGTTGCTGGATG
The Halothiobacillus diazotrophicus DNA segment above includes these coding regions:
- the cyoA gene encoding ubiquinol oxidase subunit II, yielding MKPDTHPPRRPAAPILHRIGLGVISILALLAISALSAEAWAYPMTSFLDPAGPVAAAQKDHFIWVTLITLIVVLPAIILTPYLAWRYRYGAKKAEYRPKWEFSWVLEILIWGIPAIIVVILGIYLWTSTHQLDPYRPIAGTQKPLRIDVVGLNWKWLFIYPDEGIATVGEMALPVGRPVALHLTTDTVMQSFWIPALGSQIYAMPGMRTKLHLLADKPGQFRGLNTQFNGMGFEHQQFLALGLKPDGFANWVSQVKSRGVALNAQRYGTLDKQSTRAESFAALGTPKMPANILYFSSVPPNFFRGIIARYLSGHALSPAQQPGTQAHGGQESPSPQGKTGLGT
- the cyoE gene encoding heme o synthase, coding for MDHAHPLRPIVHRPSLQRLRRYLGLTKPGIILGNGIAALGGFLLAARGEIDPAYLMLTLLGIGLVVASGCVLNNVIDRDIDRLMVRTRQRAMARGEIAPGSAFLYALVLGTTGLGLLLAQTNTLTFLVVLAGLIVYVGPYSLRTKRQSVHGTLVGSLAGATPALAGYTAVHGQIDAGAVLLFLMFCLWQVPHSYAIAMHRSTDFRTAGIPLAPLRLGASAARRQIFAYVAAFTAVAASMTFTGYTGAGYLLVIGAIGAYWLLLAAQGFDPEDETGLRTWARRQFTFSVLAISLVSLMLAINYVPRAHFG
- a CDS encoding tautomerase family protein; protein product: MPVVTIKLAGNLTREQKRQIAQEVTNTLERVANKPKEYVYINFDAQPDEDWAIAGQLLDEE
- a CDS encoding DUF2339 domain-containing protein, with product MTITLTLVGLILGMAWAGVWGATTGALIGFLLGQVSRLNRQVRALIADQTLLRKDLRQLLQQTPPAAAVSRSTAPEAPGMVPASSSARSPEPGPESTPEPVPEPMPVVGSLPEGSSLSAMTPEPTLATARAAVPSVESASGISPTVSAQKIPFPQEAAGSGSESGPVWGAPSSVDRDTAPDGLSQALSAVYRFLTEGNVVAKIGVIVLFFGLAFLLKYAADQNLFPIGLRLTLVGIGGLVLLGIGWRLREGPSGYALVLQGGGIGILYLVLFAAFRLYGLLPATVALPLMMGVVILAAALAVVQDARSLAVLGVVGGFLAPILTGSNSGRHVELFTFYLLLDVGIVLVAWFKAWRELNLLGFVFTFVIGTVWGVLKYRPELFASTEPFLIGFFVIFLVTAILFARRQWAAHEDYVQTSLVFGPPLVGFGLQVALVQHFAYGVAWSAFVLGAGYLLLVTGLRRRFGDDYRLLTDAFLALGIGFVSLAVPFAFDGQWTSTTWALEGAAMLWIGLRQGKTLPVVFGLLLQFGAGVAFGDDPPGRNPALPLLDAMFLSGALIALAGLFSAYLLRTYRGSLALFAWGLCWWFGVGFYELAESRLDFVQPFVPWLVFASLSLLVADGLRLRIRDWAVLDFIPAAQMGFMLLLGIEVLLAGPYPFYDGGWLAWPLAFGVAYGLLGWHERRDEPVALVEGVHGVGLGLFTALLAAQLVWSLYLLLFGLNLDLSLSAHGRLTEIAAPGAWEALGWGLVPALVLVWVDRAGHWPFGDRFGHAATYRGWVGLILAAYLLLWLVGTHGLRLFDSALGQGWSAPGHWGYLPLLNGVDLVTAVVFWAVFQHRRLGDDGLPEGIVRRDRVQQGMLWVMGGVAFLWLNAVLARSLNAFAALPLSPNTFAHSALAQTTYSIAWAVLGLVLILLASRWGRRPLWLVAAALLGVVVLKLFLVDLSGSDTLARIVSFVGVGVLLLLAGYVAPIPARQMPEDAMPESAAAGSGLPAHDPAAAHGNVQKDSQEGALGDQGDRGGAS